One window of Streptococcus troglodytae genomic DNA carries:
- a CDS encoding oleate hydratase, with protein MYYSSGNYEAFARPRKPAGVEHKSAYIIGSGLAALSAACFLVRDGQMPGKQVHILEKDSIPGGACDGYQYSDIGYVMRGGREMDNHFECMWDLFRSIPSIETEGVSVLDEYYWLNKADPNYSLCRATKKQGQDAHTDKRFTLSDKGAKEIMHLFFTPDEDLYNKRINEVFDGEVFDSNFWLYWRTMFAFENWHSALEMKLYLKRFIHHISGLPDFTALRFTKYNQYESMILPMIKYLESFGVVFHYNTKVVNITFDIQKDKKAAKSIAVIRDGQGEKIDLTENDLVFITNGGCVENSSYGSQDKAAVFNCEIREGGGWDMWRQIAKQAPSFGHPDKFCYDPERTNWMSATVTTLDDKIPPYIQEICKRNPFSGKIVTGGIVTVRDSNWLMSWTINRQPQFRNQPKDQLVVWVYALFSDKEGDYIKKPMRDCTGKEICAEWLYHLGVPLSEIDEMAKKSAKTVPCMMPYITAFFMPREKGDRPDVVPQGAVNFAFLGQFAETQRDTIFTTEYSIRTGMEAVYTLLNVDRGVPEVWGSTYDIRDLLHAAVALRDGKKITDMKLSLSEKIALKELLKKTKGTDLEKLLKDYHLV; from the coding sequence ATGTATTATTCAAGTGGAAATTATGAAGCTTTTGCTCGCCCTAGAAAACCTGCAGGTGTTGAACACAAATCGGCTTATATTATTGGTTCTGGTTTGGCCGCTCTGTCTGCTGCCTGTTTTCTAGTTCGCGATGGACAAATGCCCGGTAAACAAGTGCATATTTTGGAAAAAGATTCCATTCCTGGCGGTGCTTGTGATGGTTATCAATACAGTGATATTGGTTATGTGATGCGTGGCGGTCGTGAGATGGACAATCATTTTGAATGTATGTGGGACTTATTTCGTTCAATTCCGTCTATTGAAACGGAAGGCGTAAGTGTTCTTGATGAATATTACTGGCTCAATAAAGCAGACCCCAACTATTCACTTTGCCGTGCAACGAAAAAGCAAGGACAAGATGCCCATACTGATAAAAGATTTACCTTGTCCGATAAAGGGGCCAAAGAGATTATGCATTTATTCTTCACACCAGATGAAGACTTATATAATAAACGTATTAACGAAGTTTTTGATGGTGAAGTCTTTGATTCTAATTTCTGGCTTTATTGGCGGACGATGTTTGCTTTTGAAAATTGGCATTCTGCCCTAGAAATGAAACTTTATCTGAAGCGCTTCATTCATCATATTAGCGGCTTGCCTGATTTTACGGCTTTACGCTTCACAAAGTACAATCAATACGAATCGATGATTTTGCCAATGATCAAATATCTTGAGTCATTTGGGGTTGTATTTCACTACAATACTAAGGTGGTTAATATTACATTTGATATTCAAAAAGATAAAAAAGCAGCTAAAAGTATCGCAGTGATTCGTGATGGCCAAGGCGAAAAAATTGACTTGACAGAAAATGATCTAGTTTTTATTACAAATGGCGGCTGTGTAGAAAATTCAAGCTATGGCAGTCAGGATAAAGCGGCAGTCTTTAATTGTGAGATTCGTGAAGGCGGTGGCTGGGATATGTGGCGTCAAATTGCTAAGCAAGCCCCTTCTTTTGGGCATCCTGATAAATTCTGCTACGATCCTGAGCGGACAAATTGGATGAGCGCAACCGTGACAACTTTGGATGATAAGATTCCGCCGTACATTCAGGAAATTTGTAAACGGAATCCATTCTCAGGAAAGATCGTGACAGGCGGTATTGTCACTGTTCGTGATTCTAACTGGTTAATGAGCTGGACCATCAATCGTCAGCCGCAATTCCGTAACCAACCTAAAGATCAGCTGGTTGTTTGGGTTTATGCGCTCTTTTCTGATAAAGAAGGAGATTATATTAAAAAACCAATGAGGGATTGTACGGGAAAAGAAATATGCGCAGAATGGCTCTATCATTTAGGTGTTCCTCTATCAGAAATTGATGAAATGGCTAAAAAAAGTGCTAAGACTGTTCCTTGTATGATGCCCTATATTACAGCTTTCTTTATGCCAAGAGAAAAGGGAGATCGTCCAGATGTAGTTCCACAAGGTGCTGTTAATTTTGCCTTTTTAGGACAATTTGCAGAAACGCAAAGAGATACAATTTTTACAACGGAATATTCTATTCGGACAGGGATGGAAGCTGTTTATACTTTGTTGAATGTGGATCGCGGTGTTCCAGAAGTTTGGGGAAGCACTTATGATATCCGTGATCTTTTGCATGCAGCAGTTGCCCTTCGTGATGGCAAAAAGATTACAGATATGAAATTGAGTTTATCTGAAAAGATTGCACTAAAAGAATTATTGAAAAAGACTAAGGGGACAGATCTTGAAAAATTACTGAAAGATTATCATCTTGTTTAA
- a CDS encoding TetR/AcrR family transcriptional regulator — MSQTTKKALEDSLKHLLLQKPLPKITIRDITDDCGISRMTFYYHFKDIYDLIEWVCIENASQALGENKDYETWEEGLLRIFNAVIANKPFIMNVYHSVSREQIETYLYTLTYDLMINVVNEKAKGLKVNDEEKDFIADFYKFALVGLMLDWIRKDMKEDPRIIVKHLDSLVHGNIVTALHHYDKTNDQ; from the coding sequence ATGTCACAAACAACTAAAAAAGCTTTAGAGGACTCTCTCAAACATTTGTTGTTACAAAAGCCCTTGCCTAAGATTACAATTCGGGACATAACAGATGATTGCGGCATTAGCCGCATGACTTTTTATTATCATTTTAAGGATATTTATGACTTGATTGAATGGGTTTGTATTGAGAATGCTAGCCAAGCTTTAGGAGAGAATAAAGATTATGAGACATGGGAGGAAGGCTTGTTGCGAATTTTTAATGCCGTGATAGCCAATAAACCCTTTATCATGAATGTCTATCATTCAGTTAGCAGGGAGCAGATTGAAACTTACCTTTATACTTTAACCTATGATTTAATGATCAATGTTGTTAATGAAAAAGCTAAGGGACTGAAAGTCAATGATGAAGAAAAGGATTTTATTGCGGACTTTTATAAATTTGCTCTTGTCGGTTTGATGTTGGATTGGATTAGAAAGGATATGAAAGAAGATCCTCGTATCATCGTGAAACACTTGGATTCTTTAGTGCATGGCAATATTGTAACAGCGCTTCATCACTATGATAAGACTAATGACCAATAA
- the sppA gene encoding fructose-phosphate phosphohydrolase SppA, with protein MAKTIKLVLSDIDGTILDNNHQVDSHLRDTITELKKESIPFVLASARSPQGMFPIAQELDLGANPIACYNGALIVEGNKEHYHTLIEHGLSKADVKKIVALIKKQFPHISINFYSGGDWIVEEMDQWVQIEADITKESPDIRNLDTLLTDDSIPIHKLLLIANAQAIQEFFTYLKQVNFEDASFYLSKDNYLEVTSRSVSKENALLEIAKYYDISLSQTMTIGDNYNDIPMLKLAGLGVAMANAPQAVKNEADIETVSNNDNGVSKVIEDHVLI; from the coding sequence ATGGCAAAGACAATTAAACTGGTTTTGAGTGATATTGATGGTACGATTTTAGATAATAACCATCAGGTAGACTCCCATTTGCGTGATACGATTACTGAGTTAAAAAAAGAATCTATTCCATTTGTTTTGGCTTCGGCTCGGTCGCCTCAAGGGATGTTTCCTATTGCGCAAGAACTTGATTTAGGAGCCAATCCCATCGCTTGTTACAATGGAGCTCTGATTGTTGAGGGAAATAAAGAACATTATCACACCTTAATTGAACACGGTCTCAGTAAAGCTGATGTTAAAAAAATAGTAGCTTTAATCAAGAAGCAGTTTCCGCATATTTCTATTAATTTTTATTCTGGTGGTGACTGGATTGTTGAAGAGATGGATCAATGGGTGCAGATTGAGGCTGATATTACTAAAGAGAGTCCTGATATTAGGAATTTAGATACCCTGCTAACAGATGACTCTATTCCTATTCACAAACTTCTCTTAATTGCCAATGCACAGGCTATTCAAGAATTCTTTACTTACCTTAAACAAGTGAATTTTGAGGATGCTTCTTTTTACCTTTCGAAAGACAATTATTTAGAAGTCACTTCCCGGTCCGTATCAAAGGAAAATGCCCTGCTTGAAATTGCAAAATATTATGATATTTCCTTATCCCAAACGATGACTATCGGGGATAATTACAATGATATTCCTATGCTGAAATTAGCAGGTTTGGGGGTGGCTATGGCCAATGCACCGCAGGCTGTTAAGAATGAAGCAGATATTGAAACGGTATCGAACAATGACAACGGTGTTTCCAAGGTAATTGAAGATCATGTTTTAATTTAA
- the sppR gene encoding sugar-phosphate phosphatase transcriptional regulator SppR — protein sequence MYQEQRLQKILELLDRQGQLSSKEAIELLAVSRDTIRRDFALLTERKQVLRTHGGILPLQKSQTILSFEERLNNLMKEKNEIAQKAYQLIAEGQLYFFDVSTSVLKLAQLIDRDITVYSHSLDNALVLAQHETVDFHLLGGQFHRKNRFYYALNEAELLKDIHFDVAIIGAAGLKGGQVSFEDEADTYLKKLVLKNAKIKVLLAEQDKFDKQSNYVLADINAFDYFITDKKPSKRIQASLSDSIEIIF from the coding sequence ATGTATCAAGAACAAAGGTTGCAAAAAATTTTAGAATTGCTTGATAGGCAAGGACAACTATCTTCGAAAGAGGCTATTGAGTTGTTAGCTGTTTCGCGCGATACGATTCGTCGTGATTTTGCTCTTTTGACAGAGAGAAAGCAGGTTTTGCGGACACATGGTGGTATTTTACCTTTGCAGAAATCGCAAACGATTCTTTCCTTTGAAGAACGTCTTAATAACTTGATGAAAGAGAAAAATGAGATTGCTCAGAAGGCTTACCAATTGATTGCTGAAGGGCAGTTATATTTTTTTGATGTTTCAACATCTGTTCTCAAGCTGGCTCAGCTTATTGATAGGGACATTACGGTTTATTCGCATTCTTTAGATAATGCTTTGGTCTTGGCTCAGCATGAAACCGTTGACTTTCATTTGCTAGGCGGTCAGTTTCATCGTAAAAATCGTTTCTATTATGCTTTAAATGAAGCGGAATTGTTGAAAGATATTCATTTTGATGTGGCTATTATTGGTGCTGCCGGTCTTAAAGGAGGACAGGTTTCTTTTGAAGATGAGGCTGATACTTATTTAAAGAAACTAGTGCTAAAAAATGCTAAGATTAAAGTGCTGTTGGCTGAACAAGACAAGTTTGATAAGCAGTCTAATTATGTCTTGGCTGATATTAATGCCTTTGATTATTTTATTACAGATAAGAAACCCAGTAAGAGGATACAGGCAAGCTTGTCTGATAGTATCGAAATTATTTTTTAA
- a CDS encoding zinc ribbon domain-containing protein: MASKEKWTELFEKVIGRKPTPQEFLEGKKGSFDLKEIKKIAGVDKADDLQESSADVKQAVSGNSATAAKQENDSSKEEIKSADKPVSTKVGDKSPKQLWVEAFEKTVGRQPTPEEFISGRNQDFDLAKISQLVEKESVSKTSNLAKAPFTKGKKILITLGLVCLLALVVGYSYGNQYFSREAVAQRYLKVANSNFDKALEFEVWSDTEKPIKKSELTYRDSKETRTVTMDKLTSDASQMKKVGNKFLIFPDWRVAIKPASAKISINTKGLDLFINDKRVTKTDSNSFSQTISRLYPGTYNFVAKGNVSGQKVEVSSEEKLTNHSTVNLNVKYLSFKVNSNLTDGDLYVGSRKIGTLKDGKYNVSKLAVTDTSKIYVQKSFSGKASLKSEVQSIEDVYDGDTITLDAKGVLDRDTADSLITQAYYKLDSYASSHTTPDDLDDIFTGGNHNNFYLDVKNTIDTNTTNAKNRSADSINFSDVDVTKVTQTSPTTYAVEFTVVYDFYYSYSSEHKSSGSIIQKLSWSALVEYVGDNKKNSSGSYSYNSYEDYRISSDNGKSSVLSTKNTVD; this comes from the coding sequence ATGGCAAGTAAAGAAAAATGGACAGAATTATTTGAAAAAGTTATTGGACGCAAACCAACTCCGCAAGAATTTCTTGAAGGAAAGAAGGGTTCCTTTGATTTAAAAGAAATTAAAAAAATTGCAGGAGTTGATAAAGCAGATGATTTGCAAGAATCATCTGCAGATGTTAAACAAGCAGTTTCAGGTAATTCTGCTACAGCAGCAAAGCAAGAGAATGACTCTTCAAAAGAGGAAATAAAATCTGCAGATAAGCCAGTTTCTACTAAAGTAGGTGATAAATCACCTAAGCAATTATGGGTAGAAGCCTTTGAAAAAACTGTTGGACGTCAGCCAACTCCCGAAGAATTTATAAGTGGTAGAAATCAAGATTTTGATTTAGCTAAAATAAGTCAATTGGTTGAAAAAGAGTCAGTTAGTAAAACATCAAATTTAGCTAAAGCACCTTTCACAAAAGGTAAAAAAATCCTCATCACACTTGGTCTGGTTTGCTTGTTAGCACTTGTTGTCGGTTATAGTTATGGAAATCAATATTTTTCTCGTGAAGCAGTTGCGCAGAGATATTTGAAAGTTGCTAATAGTAATTTTGATAAAGCTTTAGAATTTGAAGTGTGGAGCGATACGGAAAAGCCAATCAAAAAATCGGAATTAACCTATAGAGATTCTAAAGAAACCAGAACAGTTACAATGGATAAGCTTACCTCTGATGCTAGTCAGATGAAAAAAGTAGGCAATAAGTTTCTCATTTTCCCTGACTGGCGTGTAGCTATCAAACCAGCCTCAGCAAAGATTTCAATTAATACAAAAGGTCTTGATTTATTTATTAATGATAAAAGGGTCACAAAAACGGATAGTAATTCTTTTAGTCAAACAATATCTCGCTTATATCCTGGAACCTATAATTTTGTTGCTAAGGGAAATGTATCTGGACAAAAGGTTGAAGTTTCATCAGAAGAAAAACTAACCAATCATTCAACGGTTAACTTAAATGTTAAATATCTTAGTTTCAAAGTAAATAGCAATCTAACAGACGGTGATTTATATGTAGGTAGTCGCAAAATTGGAACCTTGAAAGATGGCAAATACAATGTGTCTAAGCTTGCTGTTACAGATACTTCAAAAATTTACGTTCAAAAGTCGTTTTCTGGCAAAGCATCATTAAAATCTGAAGTGCAATCGATAGAAGATGTCTATGATGGTGATACTATTACCTTGGATGCTAAGGGGGTTCTTGACCGTGATACTGCAGATTCATTGATTACACAAGCCTATTACAAATTGGATTCCTATGCTTCTTCTCATACAACACCTGATGATTTAGATGACATTTTTACAGGTGGTAATCATAACAATTTCTATTTAGATGTAAAAAATACTATAGATACTAATACGACCAATGCTAAAAATCGTAGTGCGGATTCAATTAACTTTAGTGATGTAGATGTTACTAAGGTAACACAGACAAGTCCGACAACTTATGCTGTTGAATTTACGGTTGTCTATGATTTCTATTATTCTTATAGTTCTGAACATAAATCATCAGGAAGCATTATTCAAAAACTCTCTTGGTCTGCGCTTGTTGAATATGTTGGTGATAATAAGAAAAATAGTAGTGGTAGTTACTCCTATAACTCTTATGAAGATTATCGCATAAGTTCTGACAATGGTAAATCAAGTGTTCTTAGTACAAAAAACACAGTTGACTAA
- the hpf gene encoding ribosome hibernation-promoting factor, HPF/YfiA family — translation MIKYSIRGENIEVTDAIRNYVESKLKKIEKYFNAEQELDARINLKVYREKTAKVEVTIPLAPVTLRAEDVSQDMYGSIDLVVDKIERQIRKNKTKIAKKHREKKPAAHVFTAEFEAEEMEEAPAIKVVRTKNITLKPMDIEEARLQMDLLGHDFFIYTDANDNTTNVLYRREDGNLGLIEAK, via the coding sequence ATGATTAAATATAGTATTCGTGGTGAAAACATCGAGGTAACAGATGCAATCCGTAACTATGTTGAGTCTAAACTCAAGAAGATTGAAAAGTATTTCAATGCTGAACAAGAGTTGGATGCACGTATCAATCTGAAAGTATATCGTGAGAAAACAGCCAAAGTTGAAGTTACTATTCCTCTTGCTCCCGTTACTCTTCGTGCAGAGGATGTTTCACAAGATATGTATGGCTCTATTGATTTAGTTGTTGATAAGATTGAACGTCAGATCCGTAAAAATAAAACTAAAATTGCTAAGAAACATCGTGAAAAGAAACCAGCGGCACATGTCTTTACGGCTGAATTTGAAGCAGAAGAGATGGAAGAGGCTCCAGCTATAAAGGTTGTCAGAACCAAAAACATCACTTTAAAACCTATGGACATCGAAGAAGCTCGTTTACAAATGGATCTTTTAGGTCACGATTTCTTCATCTACACAGATGCTAACGATAATACAACAAATGTTCTCTATCGTCGTGAAGATGGTAATTTGGGTCTTATTGAAGCAAAATAA
- a CDS encoding ComF family protein has translation MNCLICHLPFESKSYFYSIFFLKASGDSICQPCFSKFQFISEKHCPNCYKEGEGDICQDCHKWQNLKKEVHHKALFCYNQAMKDYFSAYKFQGDYLLRKVFIKPIKEALREYTNYTLVPIPLSSSSLENRGFNQVQAFLDEAKLPYHDLLGKEDGSVKQSSKTRQERLKTQQNFYLRKHKELPDKVMLVDDIYTTGMTIQLASQLLRENGVKTIESFSLAR, from the coding sequence ATGAATTGTCTCATTTGTCACTTGCCTTTTGAGAGTAAGTCTTATTTTTATTCTATTTTCTTCTTGAAAGCTTCAGGAGATTCTATTTGCCAACCTTGCTTTTCGAAATTTCAATTCATATCTGAAAAGCATTGCCCAAATTGTTATAAGGAGGGAGAAGGAGATATCTGTCAAGATTGCCACAAATGGCAAAATCTCAAAAAGGAGGTTCATCACAAGGCTCTCTTTTGTTACAATCAAGCTATGAAGGATTATTTCAGTGCCTACAAATTTCAAGGGGATTATCTTTTAAGAAAGGTCTTTATAAAACCTATTAAAGAAGCCTTAAGAGAGTATACTAATTATACTCTGGTTCCCATTCCACTTAGCTCTTCAAGTTTAGAAAATCGTGGTTTTAATCAAGTGCAAGCTTTTTTAGATGAGGCAAAATTGCCTTATCATGATTTATTAGGCAAAGAAGATGGTAGTGTAAAACAATCAAGCAAAACACGTCAAGAACGCCTAAAGACTCAACAAAACTTTTATTTAAGGAAACATAAAGAATTACCTGATAAAGTGATGCTAGTTGATGATATCTATACAACGGGTATGACAATTCAATTGGCCAGTCAATTATTGCGTGAAAATGGTGTGAAAACAATAGAGTCCTTTTCTTTAGCAAGGTAA
- a CDS encoding DEAD/DEAH box helicase, with amino-acid sequence MENLENYYGRLLTENQMNSDLKKQAKTLPAMIKKPYYFICNRCGSQNNLDNTLPDGSIYCRACLVFGRLTSRDSLYYFEQKPFLKGQVLRWQGELTPFQKEVSDGLKKGVCHKENMLIHAVTGAGKTEMIYETLASILNQGGVVALASPRIDVCIELYKRLSRDFSCPISLLHGESEAYERSPLVIATTHQLLKFYQAFDLLIIDEVDAFPFVDNKVLYYAVDHCLKSDGVKVFLTATSTDQLDKQVKQGRLKKLHLVRRFHANPLVIPQPIWLNLSLEKLQKGKLPRSFLQQITIQRQSQFPLLIFFPNIEDGLTFAKSLQTYFPNEKIDFVSSLTIDRLEKVENFRKGKTQILVSTTILERGVTFPCVDVFVMVSNHYLFTKSSLVQIAGRVGRSADRPDGKLLFFHNGMNRAMKKAIMEIKAMNKKGGFT; translated from the coding sequence ATGGAGAATTTAGAAAACTATTATGGTCGCCTCTTGACCGAAAATCAAATGAACAGCGATTTGAAAAAGCAAGCTAAAACTTTACCAGCTATGATAAAAAAGCCGTATTACTTTATCTGTAATCGTTGTGGCAGCCAGAACAATCTTGACAATACTCTACCGGATGGTTCTATCTATTGTCGAGCTTGTCTTGTTTTTGGACGTCTTACTAGTAGGGACAGCCTTTATTATTTTGAGCAAAAGCCTTTTCTAAAGGGTCAGGTCTTAAGGTGGCAAGGGGAATTAACCCCTTTTCAGAAGGAAGTTTCTGATGGTCTAAAGAAAGGTGTTTGCCATAAGGAAAATATGCTTATTCATGCCGTAACAGGTGCAGGCAAAACGGAGATGATTTATGAAACTCTGGCTAGTATTCTCAATCAAGGAGGTGTGGTTGCACTTGCTAGTCCCCGCATTGATGTCTGCATCGAATTGTATAAACGTTTAAGTCGTGACTTTTCTTGTCCTATCAGTCTTTTACATGGGGAATCAGAAGCTTATGAACGCAGTCCATTAGTGATTGCAACCACACATCAACTTCTGAAATTTTACCAAGCTTTTGATTTGTTAATTATTGATGAAGTAGATGCCTTTCCCTTTGTTGACAATAAGGTGCTCTATTATGCTGTAGATCATTGTCTGAAATCAGATGGTGTCAAAGTATTTTTGACCGCAACTTCAACTGACCAATTAGATAAACAGGTCAAACAAGGGCGACTTAAAAAACTGCACTTAGTCAGACGATTTCATGCCAATCCCTTAGTTATTCCCCAGCCTATTTGGTTAAATTTATCTCTTGAAAAATTACAAAAAGGCAAATTACCACGCTCTTTTTTGCAGCAAATAACAATTCAAAGACAGAGTCAATTCCCTCTTCTAATCTTTTTTCCAAATATTGAAGATGGTTTAACCTTTGCTAAGTCACTGCAAACTTATTTTCCAAATGAGAAAATTGATTTTGTTTCCAGCTTGACAATAGATCGTTTAGAAAAAGTCGAAAATTTTAGAAAAGGAAAAACACAAATTTTGGTTTCAACAACGATTTTGGAGAGAGGAGTAACCTTTCCTTGTGTAGATGTTTTTGTCATGGTGAGTAATCACTATCTGTTTACCAAAAGTTCTCTGGTACAGATTGCTGGTCGTGTAGGTCGCTCTGCCGATAGACCAGATGGGAAATTACTTTTCTTTCATAATGGGATGAATAGAGCCATGAAAAAAGCTATTATGGAAATCAAGGCTATGAACAAAAAAGGAGGTTTTACATGA
- a CDS encoding YigZ family protein: protein MTYRTIAKNGSTEETIKKSRFICQAKRITNEAEGRAFITQIKKEHYKARHSCSAMIIGENSYIKRSSDDGEPSGTAGIPMLSVLEKNQLTNLVLVVTRYFGGIKLGTGGLIRAYSGGVANTLKALGIVEVKKQTGLRLELTYPQYQTFANFLKEHQLQEHDLDFSVNVSTTIYVDKKDIETTLDQLTEFYQGKFKSHVVGSQIIEVPVI, encoded by the coding sequence ATGACCTATCGAACAATCGCCAAAAACGGCAGTACTGAAGAAACCATTAAAAAATCACGATTTATTTGTCAGGCAAAAAGAATCACTAATGAAGCAGAAGGACGTGCTTTTATTACTCAAATCAAAAAAGAGCATTACAAGGCTCGCCATTCATGCTCAGCTATGATTATTGGTGAAAACAGCTATATCAAACGCTCCAGTGACGATGGTGAGCCCAGTGGAACTGCAGGCATCCCTATGCTAAGTGTCCTCGAAAAAAATCAATTGACAAACCTTGTCCTTGTTGTGACACGTTATTTTGGTGGTATCAAATTAGGAACAGGCGGACTGATTCGAGCTTATTCGGGCGGAGTTGCCAATACACTCAAAGCTTTAGGAATCGTCGAAGTCAAAAAGCAGACAGGTTTGCGGTTGGAATTAACCTATCCACAATATCAGACCTTTGCTAATTTCTTGAAAGAACATCAACTGCAAGAACATGATCTCGATTTTTCAGTGAATGTCAGCACCACTATTTATGTGGATAAGAAAGATATTGAAACCACCCTTGACCAGCTCACTGAGTTTTATCAAGGAAAATTTAAAAGTCATGTCGTTGGCAGCCAGATCATTGAAGTTCCTGTGATATGA